In Nostoc edaphicum CCNP1411, the sequence CGCCATTTTTAGCAAATGCCACTACTGAGGGTGTTGTCCGAAAACCTTCAGCATTAGCAATTACTGTGGGTTTACCACCTTCCATCACTGCCACGCAGGAGTTCGTTGTTCCTAAGTCAATTCCAACTACTTTTGCCATTTTAGGTGCTGGCTCCGTATAACTACAAATGAATGAATGAGAATATAAAGCACTAAATTTTCAACCAACAGGGTCAAGAAATCAGCCAGTTCAGCATGAATACCTTTGATTCGGCCTTCCTGGGGTTAAAACTCCAGACTAATGCTGATATATATACTGAACCTTAGTGGTAGCCAGTCCATGAAGGGTGGTTTCCCGAACCTTGCTTAGGACGGTTAAACTAACTAAATTGTGTTTTTAGTTGGTTCATGGATTTATTTGTCTTCACTCTGTCTAATGTATGAGAATTAATACTTTCAGCAATTAGGGTGAACCGTAACGTCCGAGTGGTGTTTGCCGTCTTTAGAGGCAACAAACTACAGAAACACTGAGGATTGGGCATGGAACATGGGGCATGGGGCATTGAATAAAATATGACACTCAGCACTTAGCAGTTACTCAGAGTAAAGAAAAAAGAGTTTCCCAATCAATTACAGGTGGTCTTTGTCCTTGGTTGACTATTTCAAAAATTTTCCTAGAACTAGTTGGGTAAAAAAGGCATTCCACACAAGCATTTGCTACATCAATCCGGCTGGTATCACCCGCAAGTGTATCCCCAGTACCTATGACCACTCCGTATTTACCCCCAGTTTTTGCCTTGAGGAGGGTGTTGAGGTCGTATGAGGTATAGGGGCCGTCAATGAGGCGTCCTGGGCGGATAATAGTGTAGGGTAATCCTGAATTAATAATGGACTCTTCACCCTTTTGTTTGGCATCTAACACACCAAAAGCATTAAGAATACTAAAAGGAAACTGATTTTTACGGAGAATTCCACAAGAAGAGACGAAAACGAATCGCTGCAAATTTCGGGGTGCTGCTGCTACTAGGTTGCTTACACCTTGAGCATCGACCTTTTCTGGACTATTCTTTGCTTTTGCTTGACTAGATTTGGGGTTAAGGAAAGTGATGCCCCATTCAAGCAAGTTCGGGGATTGCTCAAATTCCCATCGCTCAGAGGGAAAGGCAGTGGTTCCGGTACAATTTATGATGTGGGTGACATCTGGCATTGCGGCTGGCAGTGTAGCTGGCTGGCGGATGTCACCAACGGCAATTTCCACTCTTTGGTTAAACATCTCTTCAGCTTTGGCGGCATTGCGTGTCAGTACACGAACTTTCACGCCCTTTTCTAGTAACTTGCCTACCACCAGTTGCCCTACTCCACCAGTAGCACCAGCAACTAGTACCAAATCTTCAACTGAATCAAAAGAAGTCATAAAGTGCTTTTAAGATAGTCTATTGTTAATCTACTCAAAAAATGCAATGTCGATGATCGGCTACCCCTACGTACATCGCCGAAATAGGACTTCCAATAAAAAAATATCCAATTACTTTGAGGGCAGGGGAGCAGGGGGAGGGAGCAGGGAGCAGGGGGAGGGAAAGTCATTTTGAACGAATGAAATTAGACATCTGGTGAAAATTAATTCTGCGTTGCTCGAAAGCCTTGGTAGGGACAATTTATGAATTGTCCCTACATCATTTTTGGAGATGTCTATTGGATAATTTATTTTTTGAAGTTCCCATAGCTGCGATCGCAATTCTTATCGGTCAAAATCAGCCTCAGCGTTTTTCAGCCCATAGCTGCGACGCCGAATAGCCCGTCGTAGACATCCGCCAAATAGCGGAAATTGCGCCCGAATTGTTCGGTTCTACCACTGTCACCAGTACACAAATGGCTATAACCTCTTAGGTAGTAGTGAAATGTCTACCCTAGACGCTGTTAGTCGCTCTTGAATTAAGGGGTAAAAGCCTGTGTACAAATGGATATTGCCAAGCCTGAGCGAAATCTTGGCTGAAAATCAATCAAGTATAGCTGAATGTTCACCTGCCAAAGCAGAGCGGCAGTGGCGTGTCAGCCTAGCAGCGACGGAACATTTGCTATTAAAGACTTTAGCAACTGCCTCGGTTAACACAACCCAAGGATTAGTTTTAGCTGCACCTGCACCCTTATTTAGTCAGCCAAAACTGACTCAAAGCTTAGAAACAGTAACTTTTACGGCAAAACCATTTAACCCCTTGGCGCTGATGCCATTTCAGATGCCATGTGCGATGCCTGGGTTGGACTACGCCAACGAATCTGTAAATGAAGAAATTCCTCCTCATGAATCGGTACTTCCCTTACTACCTGCCGATCCACTAGGTGCTGAACAGTTTTGCTTAGTTTTTACGGATAAATTTAGATTAGTGCTGGTTTTAGCAACCCACAAAAACGGTAAAAAAACCTTTTCATTTTCTTTTGAGCCAGATGTAGTACAGCAAGCTTGGCGATCGCTAGGCGCAAGGGTAATGCTAGCTAATCCAGAGTTCTTTGCCCGCCTGGATGCATTGGTAGAACAGTATTCCCCGGTAGCACCAGACTACCGCATGATGATTGAGTTTAGCCAGTTGTTGCTTCAAGAAGTAACAGAACCAGAAGAGACTAGAGACTCTTTACTAGGAACTGGAGACAAGGAGAATAACCCATGCCCAATCCCCAATCCCCAATGCCCAATCCCCACTGCCCAATCCCCAAATCCTGATGTAGAATTGCTCCAAGCCTTCGCTCACGAAGTCCGCACACCTTTAACCACGATTCGCACTATGACTCGTCTGCTGCTGAAACGGCGAGACTTAGATGCTAGCGTGATCAATCGCTTAAAAATTATCGATCACGAGTGTACCGAGCAAATTGACCGCATGGAGTTGCTGTTTAAGGCAGCAGAACTGGAAACTACTACCTCAGCAAAATCCTCAAAAACTCAACTTACGCCGATGTCTTTAGATCAAGTGTTGCAGCAAAGTATTCCCCGTTGGGAACAAGCAGCACATCGGCGGAACTTAACTTTAAATGTTGTTTTACCCCAGCAATTACCAACAGTGGTTAGCAATCCCATGATGCTAGATCAGGTACTCACTGGTCTAATAGAGAATTTCACTCGCAGCTTACCCTCTGGTAGCCATATTCAAGTACAAGTTATCCCGGCTGGAGATCAACTGAAGTTACAATTATCGCCCCAATTTGGGTGCAAAGATTCCAATAAAGCCGCCACACCTGCAACACCACCAATTCGCAAAGCCCTTGGTCAACTGCTGATGTTCCAACCAGAAACGGGTACGATTAGTTTGAATATCGCCGCAACCAAACATTTATTCCAGGCGATCGGTGGCAAATTGATTGTACGCCAGCGTCCACACTATGGGGAAGTTTTGACGATTTTCTTGCCTTTAGAAGTTAGCAATAAATAGAAACCAGGAGTAAAGTCGCTTCGCTCCAATTAAAAATTAAAAATTATTAATTAAAAATTGCAATCAGTCGGGGCTTGAACCCCCCACTGAAATCAATTAAAAAAAAGGTCAACAGTTAGGAGGCATATCATATCTGCATCAAAATACTTAAATATATAGCTAAGTGCTGAGTGCTGTACATGGATAACATGGATAGCGGGGCGTTGAGCCAGTGCTAAGTAAAAACCCAGTTATTTCAAGACTTTGAGGAATCAACACCGTCCTAATTTGTGTGACTCTAATAGATCAATACAGTTCAGATAAGACCAAAACACTTGTAGAGACGGCGATTTATCGCGTCTGTCGGCGATTTATCGCGTCTCAAGAACCCACAATTTTGTACAATTAGCCCTTAACTGAACCGTCTTGATTTATAAATAGGCTCTAAGATTTTCGTTTCCTTAAGGACAATCACGAAACTTCTTTGACCAGATAACCATCTTCCATATGAATTATCCGATCTGCAATATCTAAAATTCTATTGTCGTGAGTGACCATTAAGATAGCACAATTCTGTTCTTTAGCTAGTTGCTGCATCAAGGTGACAACATCTC encodes:
- a CDS encoding SDR family oxidoreductase; the encoded protein is MTSFDSVEDLVLVAGATGGVGQLVVGKLLEKGVKVRVLTRNAAKAEEMFNQRVEIAVGDIRQPATLPAAMPDVTHIINCTGTTAFPSERWEFEQSPNLLEWGITFLNPKSSQAKAKNSPEKVDAQGVSNLVAAAPRNLQRFVFVSSCGILRKNQFPFSILNAFGVLDAKQKGEESIINSGLPYTIIRPGRLIDGPYTSYDLNTLLKAKTGGKYGVVIGTGDTLAGDTSRIDVANACVECLFYPTSSRKIFEIVNQGQRPPVIDWETLFSLL
- a CDS encoding sensor histidine kinase; translation: MYKWILPSLSEILAENQSSIAECSPAKAERQWRVSLAATEHLLLKTLATASVNTTQGLVLAAPAPLFSQPKLTQSLETVTFTAKPFNPLALMPFQMPCAMPGLDYANESVNEEIPPHESVLPLLPADPLGAEQFCLVFTDKFRLVLVLATHKNGKKTFSFSFEPDVVQQAWRSLGARVMLANPEFFARLDALVEQYSPVAPDYRMMIEFSQLLLQEVTEPEETRDSLLGTGDKENNPCPIPNPQCPIPTAQSPNPDVELLQAFAHEVRTPLTTIRTMTRLLLKRRDLDASVINRLKIIDHECTEQIDRMELLFKAAELETTTSAKSSKTQLTPMSLDQVLQQSIPRWEQAAHRRNLTLNVVLPQQLPTVVSNPMMLDQVLTGLIENFTRSLPSGSHIQVQVIPAGDQLKLQLSPQFGCKDSNKAATPATPPIRKALGQLLMFQPETGTISLNIAATKHLFQAIGGKLIVRQRPHYGEVLTIFLPLEVSNK